The Hippoglossus hippoglossus isolate fHipHip1 chromosome 21, fHipHip1.pri, whole genome shotgun sequence genome contains a region encoding:
- the aff3 gene encoding AF4/FMR2 family member 3 yields the protein MPTVLGGREKLSIVCFLLRCAYSQVTGSQHNSCAKDILEDMTQSWPSQQALGGDQARQILYNPKDVKQSTTQQRQSRGDVQQRLTRHPHVAPHKSMLADDLKLSSDDDDTQRATHESAPWDRHSLSAQRAHTHGRRVRHSSSDSSGSDSTVGSGSSSPRSRSPSPDVHPDPASPANVQPPCNSKETDHPAAAQWQLDKWLKKSHKQSDSSEQDPSRSARRRLPSPHTERAPSPARSWDSNQEYSPSQSPIPSPQFNYSHNNTPLPSPGYSYGPSPSPFTSTCPSPSPRLSSILSPALSVCLSPCGSPRGSRSPSPLPTHPPRSPSPSLPSPSRLRHYPEIQTQTVQTTNPHRTKARSWIPPLPNTKNKPTNGSHPQATHQHRPRTRPTQDQEPSKSKASATVLNSDLNHSQKSRPKSNVHPVSKPISEAPKAKHTSHFEQIQGSGSNHKTRPPFQHGSQLNPTRAKHLAPASRETNAGHCSQSQSTSKAAANSASGSNSRAGPSLKPRAKPWVATVPTPVHVNHTKASRKIYQTKEQEVDQRRDHPTQTEGRKHERKEDRHREKPKGKGERKEDRRLAEEQLLRRPWIQSSAEEEEEEEEEGVIERQRRREETAKGENRRKEQQHRREWQTVQVRQRPPTEAKQHRPKDDSNRQGATKKGRRAEEERELQADLSPPPSRCPTPHRRSSSSSSSHSDSESERPITKVPADSTSHKRLAKRGQQGAGRPDANRPKAAPPRGATAHPSEGQQSEARKKLYTLVPFGRGDQATVYSQRGLRNLVVQIDLGLLKRVPDSTSGPSVKKPSSSPSTSLLTKDKQRDTMKHLYTPETVTKDSKRKRKLENGVSHREGKRSLPHAGGDLSDRTEPSAHTAGRNFVTETTHNGFLEEYLDSKRPLSPLSPLSPLSPLSNSPESTKPPPKTKTSEQHHSHKNRDKTRDSAVKPKMEVECVKVSRQTQPPSECWGPAGHQGTVTKYETPHHAEYYLHEAKRMKHRADAMVDKLGKAVNYVDAALSFMECGKAMEEGPLEAKSPYTMYSETVELIRYAMRLKSHSGPGARQEDKQLAVLCFRCLALLYWQMFRLKKDHALKYSKVLLDYFKSSPKVPSTPPCWNDSGKGAEGAPPSLSPNAKHLARSSHGGSTSPTFISIPQRIHQMAANHLTITNSVLYSYEYWEVADNLAQENKEFFNYLNTLSGPLTLHSSIAHTVQFTRQALQWIRISAKLN from the exons GCCACTCACGAGTCAGCGCCCTGGGACAGACACAG CCTGTCAGCACAGCGAGCGCACACACATGGCAGGCGGGTGAGACATTCCAGCTCGGACTCCTCGGGCTCAGACTCCACCGTCGGGtcgggcagcagcagccctCGTTCCCGCAGCCCGAGCCCGGACGTTCACCCAGATCCTGCCTCGCCGGCCAACGTGCAGCCGCCGTGCAACAGCAAGGAG ACTGATCACCCCGCTGCGGCCCAGTGGCAGTTGGACAAATGGCTGAAGAAGTCCCACAAACAATCTGACAGCAGTGAACAGGATCCGTCCCGGAGCGCTAGGAGACGCTTGCCCTCTCCCCACACCGAGCGTGCCCCATCCCCAGCCAGGTCCTGGGACAGCAATCAGGAATACAGCCCCAGTCAAAGCCCTATTCCCAGCCCACAGTTCAATTACAGCCACAACAACACCCCTCTTCCCAGCCCTGGTTACAGCTACGGTCCGAGCCCCAGCCCCTTCACCAGCACCTGCCCCAGCCCCAGCCCGAGGCTCAGCTCCATCCTCAGTCCAGCTCTAAGTGTTTGCCTCAGTCCGTGTGGAAGCCCGAGAGGCAGCCGCAGCCCGAGCCCCCTTCCTACACATCCTCCGAGAAGCCCAAGTCCCAGCTTACCGTCTCCTTCAAGGCTCCGACACTACCCTGagattcaaacacaaactgtccaAACAACCAATCCCCACAGGACAAAAGCTAGGTCGTGGATCCCCCCGTTGCCTAACACCAAGAACAAGCCCACAAACGGTTCTCACCCTCAGGCGACTCATCAGCACAGGCCCAGGACCCGACCAACGCAGGACCAAGAGCCAAGCAAATCGAAGGCCTCTGCTACAGTTTTAAACTCTGACCTGAATCACAGCCAAAAATCGAGACCCAAGTCTAACGTTCATCCGGTTTCTAAACCGATCTCAGAGGCTCCCAAAGCCAAACACACTTCACATTTTGAGCAAATCCAGGGCAGCGGGTCCAACCACAAGACCAGGCCTCCGTTTCAACATGGCTCACAACTTAACCCCACTAGAGCAAAGCACTTAGCTCCTGCTAGTCGTGAAACCAACGCTGGCCACTGCTCTCAGTCGCAATCTACCTCTAAAGCTGCTGCTAATTCTGCCAGTGGGTCGAACTCGAGGGCTGGTCCGAGCCTGAAACCAAGGGCCAAGCCGTGGGTGGCCACAGTGCCGACACCTGTGCATGTGAATCACACAAAAGCGTCAAGGAAAATATACCAGACCAAAGAACAGGAGGTGGACCAGAGACGAGATCATCCAACACAAACAGAGGGGAGAAAACACGAGAGGAAAGAGGACAGACATCGGGAAAAACCGAAAggaaaaggggagagaaaggaagacAGGAGGCTGgcggaggagcagctgctgagaCGTCCCTGGATCCAGAGttcagcagaagaagaagaggaggaagaggaggagggagtgatagaaaggcagaggaggagagaggagacagcaaaaggggaaaacaggaggaaggagcagcaACATCGACGTGAATGGCAAACAGTGCAGGTCAGACAGAGACCACCCACTGAAGCCAAGCAACACCGACCTAAGGACGACTCAAACCGCCAGGGGGCGACGAAAAAGGGTAggagagctgaggaggagagagagttaCAAGCGGACCTTTCACCTCCTCCGTCACGTTGCCCGACTCCCCATCGCCggtcctcctcatcctcttcctcacattCAGATTCTGAATCCGAACGTCCGATCACCAAGGTTCCAGCTGACTCCACCTCCCACAAGAGACTCGCCAAGAGAGGGCAACAAGGCGCGGGCAGACCCGACGCCAACAGGCCCAAGGCAGCACCCCCCAGAGGTGCCACTGCTCATCCAAGCGAGGGGCAGCAGAGCGAGGCCAGAAAAAAACTCTACACCCTAGTCCCGTTTGGGCGAGGTGACCAGGCTACGGTTTATTCCCAGCGAGGGCTCAGAAACCTGGTGGTGCAGATCGACCTCGGTCTTCTCAAACGGGTCCCGGATAGCACGAGTGGTCCCTCTGTTAAAaaaccctcttcctctccttccaccTCCTTGTTAACCAaggacaaacaaagagacaccATGAAACACCTGTACACACCTGAGACTGTGACAAAAGACAGCAAAAGGAAACGCAAG TTGGAGAACGGTGTGTCACACAGAGAAGGCAAGAGGAGTCTTCCCCACGCCGGAGGAGACCTATCGGATCGCACAGAGCCCTCAGCTCACACAGCTGGGCGCAACTTTGTGACCGAGACCACACACAATGG GTTCTTGGAGGAGTACTTAGACAGCAAGAGGCCACTGTCTCccctgtctccactgtctccactgtctccactgtccaACAGCCCAGAGTCCACCAAACCTCCTCCCAAAACCAAGACTTCAGAGCAGCATCACAGCCACAAGAACAGAGACAAGACCAGAGATTCTGCTGTGaag CCCAAGATGGAGGTGGAATGTGTTAAAGTGTCCAGACAGACCCAGCCCCCGTCTGAGTGCTGGGGCCCTGCAGGACACCAGGGGACCGTGACTAAATATGAAAC TCCACACCATGCTGAGTACTACTTACACGAAGCTAAAAGGATGAAGCATCGAGCCGACGCAATG gTGGACAAACTGGGGAAAGCTGTGAACTACGTGGACGCTGCTCTCTCCTTCATGGAGTGTGGGAAAGCCATGGAGGAAGGACCGCTGGAGGCAAAATCTCCGTATACCATGTACTCGGAGACAGTGGAGCTCATCAG GTACGCAATGAGGCTGAAGAGCCACTCTGGCCCTGGGGCgagacaggaagacaaacagcTGGCGGTTCTGTG TTTCCGATGCCTTGCCCTACTTTACTGGCAGATGTTTCGGTTAAAGAAGGACCACGCTCTGAAATACTCCAAAGTGCTGCTCGACTATTTCAAG AGTTCTCCCAAAGTGCCTTCTACACCGCCCTGCTGGAATGACTCTGGGAA GGGTGCAGAAGGAGCCCCTCCGTCACTCTCACCCAATGCCAAACACCTTGCACGGAGTTCACATGGGGGCAGCACTTCCCCCACCTTCATAAGCATTCCCCAGCGTATCCACCAGATGGCAGCAAATCATCTTACCATTACCAATAGTGTGCTGTACAGCTACGAGTACTGGGAGGTGGCTGACAACCTCGCACAGGAGAATAAAG AGTTCTTCAATTACTTGAATACTTTATCTGGGCCATTGACTCTTCACAGTAGCATTGCTCACACGGTCCAGTTCACCAGACAGGCTCTTCAGTGGATTCGCATCAGTGCCAAACTTAActaa